In one Nicotiana sylvestris chromosome 8, ASM39365v2, whole genome shotgun sequence genomic region, the following are encoded:
- the LOC104243229 gene encoding 4-coumarate--CoA ligase-like 6 isoform X3 has protein sequence MATFLKPHLNSHATEGEVVKNPSKTPFWYCAETGVYNSKHPFIKLPEDPFLDVVSFIFSHKHAGFSALIDSTSGISIPYSELFSMVKSMASSLRQRGVSQGDVVLILLPNSIYFPVILLGVLSLGAIVTTMNPFSSLLEIKKQALDCGVTLAFTTDDKVDKLAALGIPVIGVPESLVSNSNSSQSSGFYELISCDPNWDSSPKISQQDTAAILYSSGTTGTGKGVVLTHANFIAMVQLFVRFEASQYEYLSTENVYLAVIPMFHVYGLSLFVMGLLSLGSTVVVMRKFDANEMVKAIERYGVTHFPTVPPLLMALTRRAKDGASSSMKSLKQVSCGAAPLNTKSIEEFVRTLPDVDLIQGYGMTESTAIGTRGYNTEKLHNYSSVGLLAPNMQAKVVDWITGSPLPPNCMGELWLCGPGVMKGGKEEEMKGRTGPTGRANLFATNFQHMKNKLQSQNKRNVFTNQLMMQTTWGCI, from the exons ATGGCAACATTCTTGAAACCCCATTTGAACTCCCATGCCACAGAGGGTGAAGTTGTGAAAAACCCTTCTAAAACCCCCTTTTGGTACTGTGCTGAAACAGGAGTATACAACAGTAAGCACCCTTTTATTAAACTGCCAGAAGACCCTTTTCTTGATGTTGTTTCCTTCATTTTCTCACACAAGCATGCTGGATTCTCAGCTCTTATTGACTCCACTTCTGGCATTTCAATTCCCTATTCAGAGCTTTTCTCAATGGTTAAGTCCATGGCTAGTAGTCTTCGCCAAAGGGGTGTCTCACAAGGTGATGTTGTGTTAATTCTCCTCCCAAATTCCATTTATTTCCCTGTTATTTTGTTGGGTGTTTTGAGTCTTGGTGCAATTGTAACCACTATGAATCCCTTCAGTAGTTTGTTAGAGATTAAAAAACAAGCCCTTGATTGTGGTGTAACTCTGGCATTTACTACTGATGATAAAGTTGATAAATTGGCTGCATTAGGCATTCCTGTAATAGGGGTGCCAGAAAGTTTGGTTTCTAATTCAAATAGTAGTCAAAGTTCTGGTTTTTATGAGCTGATTTCATGTGATCCCAATTGGGATTCAAGTCCTAAAATAAGTCAGCAAGATACAGCAGCAATTCTGTACTCGTCAGGTACTACTGGTACAGGCAAAGGTGTTGTCTTGACTCATGCGAACTTTATAGCCATGGTACAACTTTTTGTGAGGTTTGAAGCTTCACAATATGAATATTTGAGTACTGAGAATGTGTATTTGGCTGTTATACCGATGTTTCATGTGTACGGACTCTCTCTCTTTGTGATGGGATTGTTGTCATTGGGGTCTACCGTTGTTGTGATGAGAAAATTTGATGCTAATGAGATGGTGAAAGCTATTGAAAGATACGGCGTCACTCACTTCCCCACAGTCCCACCATTATTGATGGCATTGACTAGAAGAGCAAAGGATGGTGCTTCAAGCAGTATGAAGAGCTTGAAACAGGTTTCATGTGGCGCAGCTCCCTTAAACACAAAATCTATTGAAGAATTTGTTCGCACTCTCCCAGATGTTGATCTCATTCAG GGATATGGCATGACTGAGTCAACTGCTATTGGAACACGTGGTTACAATACTGAAAAGCTTCATAATTATTCTTCGGTAGGGCTTCTAGCTCCAAACATGCAAGCTAAAGTAGTGGATTGGATCACAGGTTCACCGTTACCTCCCAACTGCATGGGCGAGCTCTGGCTTTGTGGCCCTGGTGTCATGAAAG GAGGAAAGGAGGAAGAGATGAAGGGCAGAActggtcccactgggcgtgccaattTGTTTGCAACAAATTTTCAACATATGAAAAATAAACTGCAATCACAAAATAAGAGAAATGTTTTTACTAATCAATT gatgaTGCAGACCACCTGGGGATGTATTTGA